A single window of Botrytis cinerea B05.10 chromosome 3, complete sequence DNA harbors:
- the Bctae1 gene encoding Bctae1, whose translation MTIQTADSQINHADAINYWESIEASDDGMLGGFPYISRVDIQGSKNFLGKLGVKGAKLGRAVDCGAGIGRITKALLLSVANTVDIVEPVTKFSSALIDQPGVGQIYSVGLEAWTPDAEIRYDLMWNQWCLGHLTDSQLVEYLQKCGKMLNENGWIIVKENMSTHAGNDMFDELDSSVTRTDEKFRALFEKAGLKLMKTELAKGFPKGLYPVRIYALKPE comes from the exons ATGACGATTCAAACGGCAGATTCGCAGATTAATCACGCGGATGCTATCAATTA CTGGGAAAGCATAGAAGCAAGTGATGATGGAATGCTTGGAGGCTTTCCGTATATCAGTCGAGTAGATATACAGGGATCAAAGAACTTTTTAGGGAAGCTGGGGGTAAAGGGTGCGAAATTGGGGAGAGCGGTTGATTGTGGGGCGGG AATCGGTCGAATTACAAAAGCATTGCTTCTTAGTGTTGCTAACACAGTGGATATTGTGGAGCCAGTAACGAAGTTCTCTTCTGCGCTGATAGATCAACCTGGAGTTGGCCAGATATATTCAGTTGGCCTCGAAGCGTGGACACCAGATGCGGAAATCAGATACGACTTGATGTGGAACCAGTGGTGTCTAGGACATTTAACAGACTCTCAACTGGTGGAGTACCTTCAGAAATgtggaaagatgttgaaTGAAAACGGTTGGATCATAGTGAAGGAAAACATGAGCACGCATGCCGGCAATGACATGTTCGACGAACTTGATAGCAGTGTCACTAG GACTGATGAGAAATTCCGTGCACTCTTTGAGAAAGCTGGTCTGAAGCTGATGAAGACGGAACTGGCGAAAGGTTTCCCGAAAGGGCTGTACCCTGTCAGGATATATGCATTGAAACCGgaatga